ACATCGACATTCTAACTTACGATATTCTTACGATGCACACGAAAGGTTTACATCTTCCGCATCATTCCCTTTATACACGTCCTTTTATAAGAGAAATTTTAGAATCCATGGGTGAAAGTTCTTTGTATGAACATTTTACGGGAGGCGAATATGAGAAACGTGCTTAAGGTTTTTTCTCCTGAGAAAAAGGGAAAAGAAAAAATTTCCGTAGTTACCTGTTACGATTATAGTTTCGCAAAGATTCTCAATGAAACCGAAGTGGATTCGATCCTCGTCGGAGATTCTTTGGGAATGGTTTTTCAGGGAAATACGAGCACTCTTCCCGTAACCCTGGAAGAAATGATCTATCATACCAAAGCGGTTCGAAGGGGCGCTCCTGAAAAATTCATCGTCGCTGATCTTCCGTTCTTGAGTTATCAGACTTCGATTGAAGACGGGATTCGCTCCGCCGGAAAAATGATGAAAGAAACCGACTGCGACGCAGTCAAAATAGAAGGTGGATCCGATTTTATTTGCGAGTTAGTCGCCATCCTGAAACAAATCGGGATTCCCGTGATGGGCCATCTGGGTTTGACTCCGCAGAGCGTTCACGTTTTCGGAGGTCATAAGATTCAGGGAAAGGGAGAAGAATCGAGTACGAAACTTCTGAAGGAAGCCGAAGCGCTTTCTTCATCCGGTGCCTTTTCTATGGTCTTGG
This is a stretch of genomic DNA from Leptospira tipperaryensis. It encodes these proteins:
- the panB gene encoding 3-methyl-2-oxobutanoate hydroxymethyltransferase, with the translated sequence MRNVLKVFSPEKKGKEKISVVTCYDYSFAKILNETEVDSILVGDSLGMVFQGNTSTLPVTLEEMIYHTKAVRRGAPEKFIVADLPFLSYQTSIEDGIRSAGKMMKETDCDAVKIEGGSDFICELVAILKQIGIPVMGHLGLTPQSVHVFGGHKIQGKGEESSTKLLKEAEALSSSGAFSMVLEMIPAELGKKVSESIVAPTIGIGAGPDCDGQVLVLNDLLGTDASFQPKFLKKFSNLHSIVKDAVGNYHREVKSGEFPGKDHSF